From the genome of Drosophila melanogaster chromosome 2L, one region includes:
- the wol gene encoding wollknaeuel produces the protein MWTCLCQLCFYLLSTLAVAALSIAALVLYKTKPYPNIKRHKDEETFLDPHTIKTVTFPSLEDSPSLELSVIVPAYNEEQRLPSMLDECLAFLEQKSAGTPNFTYEVIVVSDGSQDATVSVALGYSKKHGAEKVRVLELIENRGKGGAVRMGMLSARGRNLLFADADGATKFPDYDKLEVALKQLAPEWRDDGIAIGSRAHLENDAIATRSFFRTILMHGFHFLVWLFAVRSIRDTQCGFKLFTRTTARKLFTSLHVERWAFDVELLYLAENLKLPMSEVAVRWTEIDGSKLTPFWSWLQMGRDLFMIWVRYLVGAWRIASIQKKEK, from the exons ATGTGGACCTGCCTCTGCCAGCTCTGTTTCTATCTACTCTCGACGCTTGCAGTCGCTGCGCTGTCG ATTGCGGCTCTGGTGCTCTACAAGACGAAGCCCTATCCCAACATCAAGCGGCACAAGGATGAGGAGACCTTCCTGGACCCGCACACCATTAAAACAGTGACTTTTCCCAGTCTCGAGGACTCGCCAAGTTTGGAGCTCAGTGTCATCGTACCAGCTTACAATGAGGAGCAGCGCT TGCCTTCTATGCTGGACGAGTGCTTGGCCTTTCTGGAACAGAAATCTGCTGGCACTCCCAATTTCACATACGAGGTCATCGTGGTCAGTGACGGCAGTCAGGATGCCACCGTATCCGTCGCCTTGGGTTACTCGAAAAAGCACGGAGCAGAAAAGGTACGCGTGCTGGAACTCATCGAAAATCGTGGGAAAGGAGGTGCCGTTCGCATGGGTATGCTAAGTGCACGGGGTCGTAATCTGCTCTTCGCTGATGCGGATGGAGCCACCAAGTTTCCCGACTACGATAAACTGGAGGTGGCCCTCAAGCAATTAGCTCCCGAATGGCGAGACGATGGCATTGCCATTGGATCGAGAGCACATCTGGAGAACGATGCGATTGCAACAAGGAGTTTCTTCAG AACAATTTTGATGCACGGCTTTCATTTCCTCGTCTGGCTGTTTGCCGTGCGCTCCATTCGCGATACCCAGTGTGGCTTCAAGCTGTTCACCCGAACGACGGCCAGGAAACTCTTCACCAGTCTGCATGTGGAGCGCTGGGCCTTTGATGTTGAGCTGCTGTACCTCGCTGAGAATTTGAAGCTACCAATGTCCGAGGTTGCCGTTCGATGGACGGAGATCGATGGTTCGAAACTGACACCATTTTGGTCGTGGCTGCAAATGGGCAGGGATTTGTTCATGATCTGGGTGCGATATTTGGTGGGCGCCTGGCGGATTGCCTCCATACAGAAGAAGGAAAAGTGA